One window of Marmota flaviventris isolate mMarFla1 chromosome 5, mMarFla1.hap1, whole genome shotgun sequence genomic DNA carries:
- the Sh3bp5l gene encoding SH3 domain-binding protein 5-like isoform X2, with the protein MHNAAREMVFVAEQGVMADKNRLDPTWQEMLNHATCKVNEAEEERLRGEREHQRVTRLCQQAEARVQALQKTLRRAIGKSRPYFELKAQFSQILEEHKAKVTELEQQVAQAKTRYSVALRNLEQISEQIHARRRGLPAHPPGPRRSSPVGAEAGPESLDDGDSGIEGAEGGGLEEGGGLGPGPGTDTDTLSLLSLRTVASDLQKCDSVEHLRGLSDHASLDGQELGPRSGGRRGSDGGARGGRHQRSVSL; encoded by the exons ATGCACAATGCCGCCCGGGAGATGGTGTTTGTAGCCGAGCAGGGGGTCATGGCTGACAAGAACCGACTGGACCCCACGTGGCAGGAGATGCTCAACCATGCCACCTGCAAG GTGAACGAGGCAGAGGAGGAGCGGCTTCGAGGCGAGCGGGAGCATCAACGAGTGACGCGGCTGTGCCAGCAGGCTGAGGCCCGCGTGCAGGCTCTGCAGAAGACCCTCCGGCGAGCCATCGGCAAGAGCCGCCCCTACTTCGAGCTCAAGGCGCAGTTCAGCCAGATCCTGGAG GAGCACAAGGCTAAGGTGACAGAACTGGAGCAGCAGGTAGCACAGGCCAAGACCCGCTACTCAGTCGCTCTGCGCAACCTGGAGCAGATCAGCGAGCAAATTCACGCGCGGCGCCGGGGCCTGCCTGCCCACCCCCCAGGTCCACGGCGCTCCTCCCCtgtgggggctgaggctgggcctGAAAGCCTGGATGACGGGGACAGTGGCATTGAGGGTGCTGAAGGTGGGGGGCTGGAGGAGGGCGGCGGCCTAGGGCCTGGACCTGGCACGGACACAGACACACTGAGCCTGCTGAGCCTGCGCACCGTGGCCTCCGACCTGCAGAAGTGCGACTCGGTGGAGCACCTGAGGGGCCTCTCGGACCATGCCAGTCTAGACGGCCAAGAGCTGGGACCCCGGAGTGGGGGACGCCGGGGCAGTGACGGTGGGGCCCGAGGGGGCCGCCACCAGCGCAGTGTCAGCCTGTAG